The following proteins are co-located in the Haloplanus sp. HW8-1 genome:
- a CDS encoding DUF4268 domain-containing protein, which produces MSLIGFRREDGEIEYLEEVEYSEEHLEDDLHEVIHSDPRLVMGTLTTRENVVLGSKLQLPTGKEPDLLVCDKRGTLTTIEFKRDRSPRSAVTQLFDYASSLARLDQDEFFDLTTYESLEELYEAFDHEEDTEFDIDDFEREFAEGLESPQLMLVAYTITDDVRRMTRWLRDPHDLKINCVEFDYYERDDAEMFVPTIIGADETQEIKEREASPKQKKYRRFFGEVLERFKEELPDVTSRSASSDSWLTIPAGHSDVEFVWHFKGDPGDKEFHVVMNFQFDDSARNEEMLETMLAAIEDRPLDIPEEIHSEEYGSSGYTRLYVKREVGRLDDALEDEELKEWAVDRLAEFHEQLTPVLDEELR; this is translated from the coding sequence ATGTCACTTATCGGCTTTCGTCGCGAGGACGGCGAAATTGAATATCTTGAGGAGGTAGAGTACAGCGAGGAGCATCTAGAGGACGACCTCCACGAGGTGATCCACAGCGACCCGCGGTTGGTGATGGGAACGCTGACGACCCGTGAGAACGTCGTTCTCGGAAGTAAACTCCAGCTGCCGACCGGAAAAGAGCCCGATTTGCTCGTGTGCGACAAGCGGGGAACGCTCACGACGATCGAGTTCAAGCGCGACCGCTCGCCGCGCTCGGCCGTGACGCAACTCTTCGACTACGCGTCATCACTGGCCCGGTTGGATCAGGATGAGTTCTTCGACCTCACCACCTACGAGTCGCTGGAGGAACTCTACGAGGCCTTTGACCACGAGGAGGATACGGAGTTCGACATCGACGACTTCGAGCGGGAGTTCGCCGAGGGACTGGAGTCGCCCCAGCTGATGTTGGTCGCGTACACGATCACCGACGACGTCCGTCGGATGACGCGCTGGCTGCGGGACCCCCACGACTTGAAGATCAACTGCGTCGAGTTCGACTACTACGAGCGGGACGACGCCGAGATGTTCGTCCCAACAATCATCGGCGCCGACGAGACGCAGGAGATCAAGGAACGGGAGGCGTCGCCGAAGCAGAAGAAGTACCGGCGGTTCTTCGGCGAGGTACTCGAACGCTTCAAGGAGGAACTTCCCGACGTCACGAGCAGGAGTGCCAGCAGCGATAGCTGGCTCACGATCCCGGCTGGACACTCGGACGTCGAGTTCGTGTGGCACTTCAAAGGCGATCCCGGCGACAAGGAGTTCCACGTCGTGATGAACTTCCAATTCGATGATTCTGCGCGGAATGAGGAGATGCTGGAGACGATGCTGGCGGCGATAGAAGACCGACCGCTGGACATCCCTGAGGAGATCCACTCCGAGGAGTACGGGAGCAGCGGGTACACGCGGCTCTATGTCAAACGTGAGGTGGGCCGACTGGATGACGCCCTAGAGGACGAGGAACTCAAAGAGTGGGCCGTGGATAGGCTGGCGGAATTCCACGAACAGTTGACGCCTGTCTTGGACGAGGAACTGCGATAA
- a CDS encoding restriction endonuclease has product MMSDAELLDDLSGFEFEDLMEDVFRNLGYENVRQAERTADKGRDILMEEAVDGTRRAIVVECKHTGSVGRPVVQKLHSAVSTFDFDGPKRGMVVTTGRLTSPAKEYADDLREAGDPHPIELIDGTDLREIADEIGLDLYNGRIEIICDETLRPFDPTSGVDAPVREAFRDIDNIDAGGIPTPQARAEFQPVVLITADVDAVFETSVGVIHRIDETDRFVVHARRGRPDIMEGAVRRLIEENRRQTTELDEEEFADVFDAFDVHRFGQTETEYKDWAVDRLRERHTTTVSYTGDNNVTYTKTCEPNQSDISVQSITPIYLPEIRQTTRLQQYEYPYEYYAAGPSRVTVEDGIHRCVHCETAGQDTDYTFCTNCGSISCPDHTKTERLEQAPVCTGCAVTERFAFKTKYFYDEENLETFRAEYEEMSLHEKARENPPLVAGVLVSLLLALIFGLVSAGII; this is encoded by the coding sequence ATGATGAGCGACGCGGAACTATTAGACGACCTCTCCGGCTTCGAGTTCGAGGATCTGATGGAGGATGTTTTCCGCAATCTCGGCTACGAGAACGTTCGACAGGCCGAGCGTACAGCCGACAAGGGACGGGATATCCTTATGGAAGAGGCCGTCGACGGAACGCGTCGCGCAATCGTCGTCGAGTGCAAGCACACCGGTTCGGTTGGCCGACCCGTGGTGCAGAAACTCCACTCGGCGGTATCGACGTTCGACTTCGACGGCCCCAAGCGCGGCATGGTCGTGACGACAGGCCGGCTCACCTCGCCGGCAAAAGAGTACGCTGACGACCTCCGCGAGGCCGGCGATCCCCATCCCATCGAACTCATCGACGGCACCGACCTGCGAGAGATCGCCGACGAGATCGGCCTTGATCTCTACAACGGCCGCATCGAGATCATCTGTGACGAGACTCTGCGCCCGTTCGATCCCACTAGCGGTGTCGATGCTCCCGTGCGCGAGGCCTTCCGAGACATCGACAACATCGACGCGGGTGGGATACCGACGCCCCAAGCACGGGCCGAGTTCCAGCCGGTCGTCCTGATCACGGCGGACGTTGACGCCGTGTTCGAAACGTCGGTCGGCGTCATCCACCGCATCGACGAGACCGATCGGTTCGTCGTCCACGCTCGGCGGGGACGGCCCGACATAATGGAAGGGGCGGTTCGTAGGCTCATTGAGGAGAACAGACGCCAGACGACCGAGTTGGACGAAGAGGAATTCGCCGATGTGTTCGATGCCTTCGACGTTCACCGGTTCGGCCAGACTGAGACAGAGTACAAGGACTGGGCTGTCGACCGACTGCGGGAGCGTCACACCACGACGGTCTCCTACACCGGAGACAACAACGTCACCTACACCAAGACGTGCGAGCCGAATCAGTCGGACATCTCAGTGCAGTCGATCACCCCGATCTATCTCCCGGAGATCCGCCAGACAACACGTCTCCAGCAGTACGAGTACCCCTACGAGTACTACGCCGCCGGGCCGTCACGCGTGACAGTTGAGGATGGCATCCATCGGTGTGTCCACTGCGAGACCGCTGGACAGGATACCGACTACACGTTCTGTACCAACTGCGGGAGCATCAGCTGTCCCGACCACACCAAGACGGAGCGGCTGGAACAGGCGCCCGTTTGCACAGGCTGTGCCGTCACCGAGCGATTCGCGTTCAAGACGAAGTACTTCTACGACGAGGAGAATCTGGAGACATTCCGTGCCGAGTACGAGGAAATGTCGCTTCACGAGAAGGCACGCGAAAATCCTCCGTTGGTCGCCGGTGTACTGGTGTCGCTACTTCTTGCGCTCATATTCGGTCTCGTCAGTGCAGGCATCATCTGA
- a CDS encoding tyrosine-type recombinase/integrase, which produces MGEQNPPGREFRPLNREQFEAFDSAAQATNDPLTKLTTRTIPYTGLRNGEFCHLRANWLKEKPKLGVTVLSVPQEEKCTGGIGTSDGEKDQSTRERPCYECRNNRQGRWRPSSQYSVRKIPIEEEPVCELLRDWFSKHEEIPILRDAVGRRVKSVADEAGIDRKVTPRDLRETYGMILASKGFSREAIRGRMGLRRGNMLPSTNDISVAYSMKFSDNNSDNNTNSESSAEDKDGN; this is translated from the coding sequence ATGGGTGAGCAGAATCCGCCCGGACGGGAGTTTCGCCCGCTGAACAGAGAACAGTTTGAGGCGTTTGATAGCGCCGCTCAGGCAACGAACGACCCTCTCACGAAACTCACAACTCGGACGATTCCATATACTGGTCTCCGGAACGGTGAGTTCTGTCATCTCCGGGCCAACTGGCTTAAAGAAAAACCGAAGTTGGGAGTGACGGTCTTGAGTGTACCCCAAGAAGAGAAATGCACTGGAGGTATCGGCACTAGCGACGGCGAGAAAGATCAGAGCACGCGCGAGAGACCCTGTTACGAGTGCCGAAACAACCGACAGGGGCGGTGGAGACCGAGTTCACAGTATTCCGTTAGGAAGATTCCGATTGAAGAAGAGCCCGTGTGTGAGTTGTTGAGAGATTGGTTTTCTAAGCACGAGGAGATTCCGATTCTTCGTGATGCGGTTGGACGCCGAGTGAAGTCTGTCGCAGATGAGGCAGGTATCGACCGAAAAGTGACGCCACGCGATCTCCGCGAGACGTATGGGATGATCCTTGCGAGCAAGGGATTCTCCCGAGAAGCTATTCGAGGGAGAATGGGACTACGTCGTGGGAATATGCTGCCATCCACCAACGACATCTCCGTGGCATATTCGATGAAGTTCTCCGATAATAATTCAGACAACAACACCAACTCAGAGTCAAGCGCAGAGGATAAAGATGGCAACTAA
- a CDS encoding site-specific integrase: MPSGSDPGRVEEYTDRQVERVRRTVREPNRSDILKTVRKGRRGNIASPKPNQRTKPSWSKATIRNNARDLRILAGQLQGLDEVEYEGTTWTGREGRDDYPDRLLDLTPEQVTELITEMSIERDWARSNERDYCLTVRNHFLAHDRVETATEIDYPQVGLENAAVDIETVPSREDLLALIDGESIRDKAMYTVLWESGCRVTALASLKIKHWKPKGEGYGVVQVPGAYVTGLKGAEHSAKPITFARGYLDNWLSEHELSDDPEAPLFHGIRPQDDPSEHLHPHSVHQQLKRIARRTEEIDAQHISPHTFKHGRASEMRASDKYSKEDIEQILDWEEGTPMHGRYEHVTEIDEAERILRKHGFAPTDDGDSVEHRECPRCGTIVDMDAEYCPKCSLRQRNEPPRWWRIYRGITDEDDPVREKYREELPPADAAELVPDLFDHVKRVFLSGMIGGAVRSKVDGELAEEQKETYHRSIEDPDDRQWVYDNISGIDQQHVEEHPHATNIRRIESGELNV, translated from the coding sequence ATGCCCAGTGGGAGTGACCCCGGTCGCGTGGAGGAATACACCGATCGACAGGTAGAACGCGTTCGGCGCACCGTTCGAGAACCAAATCGCTCGGACATCTTGAAGACTGTCCGGAAGGGGCGGCGAGGGAACATCGCGAGCCCGAAGCCAAACCAGCGCACCAAGCCGTCGTGGAGCAAGGCGACCATCCGCAACAACGCTCGGGATCTCCGCATTCTTGCAGGACAACTGCAGGGGCTGGACGAGGTGGAGTACGAGGGTACGACGTGGACGGGTCGGGAGGGACGCGACGATTATCCCGACCGTCTCCTCGATCTCACGCCTGAGCAAGTGACCGAACTGATCACCGAGATGTCCATCGAACGCGACTGGGCAAGAAGTAACGAGCGAGATTACTGCCTGACCGTACGGAACCACTTTCTCGCGCACGACCGAGTCGAGACTGCCACGGAAATCGACTATCCGCAGGTCGGACTGGAAAACGCCGCCGTGGATATCGAGACAGTTCCCAGCCGCGAGGATCTGCTTGCGCTCATCGACGGCGAAAGCATCCGCGACAAGGCGATGTACACCGTCCTCTGGGAGTCGGGCTGTCGCGTCACCGCCCTCGCCTCCCTGAAGATCAAGCACTGGAAGCCGAAGGGCGAGGGATACGGCGTCGTCCAAGTTCCCGGCGCCTACGTCACCGGTCTGAAGGGCGCCGAACACTCGGCGAAGCCCATCACGTTCGCACGCGGGTACTTGGACAACTGGCTATCGGAACACGAGCTGTCCGACGATCCCGAGGCCCCTCTCTTCCACGGGATCCGCCCGCAAGACGATCCTTCCGAGCACCTGCACCCACACAGCGTTCACCAGCAACTCAAGCGGATCGCCCGCCGTACCGAGGAGATCGATGCCCAGCACATCAGCCCGCACACCTTCAAACACGGTCGCGCGAGCGAGATGCGGGCCTCCGACAAATACAGCAAGGAAGACATCGAGCAGATACTCGACTGGGAGGAGGGCACTCCGATGCACGGGAGATACGAACACGTCACGGAGATCGATGAGGCCGAACGCATCTTGAGAAAGCACGGCTTCGCGCCGACAGACGATGGCGACAGCGTCGAACACCGAGAGTGTCCTCGCTGCGGCACCATCGTGGACATGGATGCGGAGTACTGTCCGAAATGCTCGCTTCGGCAGCGCAACGAGCCCCCACGCTGGTGGCGCATCTATCGCGGCATTACCGATGAGGACGATCCAGTGCGGGAGAAATATCGCGAAGAGCTACCGCCAGCCGACGCTGCCGAATTGGTTCCCGACCTCTTCGACCACGTGAAACGCGTGTTCCTGAGCGGGATGATCGGGGGTGCAGTCCGAAGCAAGGTTGACGGAGAACTTGCCGAAGAGCAGAAAGAGACGTACCATCGGTCTATCGAAGACCCCGATGACAGGCAGTGGGTCTACGACAACATCAGCGGAATTGATCAACAGCATGTTGAGGAACATCCTCATGCCACGAATATTCGGCGTATCGAGTCAGGTGAACTCAACGTATGA
- a CDS encoding RlmE family RNA methyltransferase: MTDRDKYYNRSKQEGYRARSAYKLKQLDEAADLFAPGDVVVDLGAAPGGWLQVAAEAVGTAGTVVGVDRQRIRPLDHDAVETLRGDMTEAETADRLRDHVGEAGADAVVSDMAPNMTGEYSVDHARSIHLARQALGVARDLLAPGGDLVVKAFDGPDLADLRTEMEESFEYVRSIRPDASRDSSSEVYLVGRGYLTAPIAAGDELTVEVVDRGDEGDGIARVEGFTVFVPDAEVGDRVEVRIDDVKPRFAFAERR, encoded by the coding sequence ATGACAGACCGGGATAAGTACTACAACCGCTCGAAACAGGAGGGCTACCGCGCCCGGTCGGCCTACAAGCTCAAACAGCTCGACGAGGCGGCCGACCTGTTCGCTCCCGGCGACGTCGTCGTCGACCTCGGGGCGGCGCCCGGCGGGTGGCTCCAGGTCGCCGCCGAGGCCGTCGGGACGGCCGGCACCGTCGTCGGCGTCGACCGCCAGCGCATTCGGCCGCTCGATCACGACGCCGTCGAGACTCTCCGTGGTGACATGACGGAGGCTGAGACGGCCGACCGCCTCCGTGATCACGTCGGCGAGGCGGGGGCCGACGCCGTCGTCTCCGACATGGCACCGAACATGACCGGCGAGTACTCCGTCGATCACGCCCGGTCGATCCACCTCGCCAGGCAGGCCCTCGGGGTCGCCCGTGACCTACTCGCTCCCGGCGGCGACCTCGTCGTGAAGGCGTTCGACGGCCCGGATCTCGCCGACCTCCGGACGGAGATGGAGGAGTCCTTCGAGTACGTGCGGTCGATCCGCCCGGACGCCTCGCGGGACTCGTCCTCGGAGGTCTATCTCGTCGGCAGGGGCTATCTCACCGCCCCGATCGCCGCCGGCGACGAACTCACCGTCGAGGTCGTCGACCGCGGCGACGAGGGCGACGGCATCGCCCGCGTCGAGGGCTTCACCGTGTTCGTCCCCGACGCCGAGGTGGGCGACCGCGTCGAGGTGCGAATCGACGACGTCAAGCCACGTTTCGCCTTCGCCGAACGGCGCTGA
- a CDS encoding queuosine precursor transporter, with amino-acid sequence MSGRRNAWPVGRVALLALFVTALVTAQVTAAKVLAIPLPVALPRIGPEISLPGAALAYALTFFASDCYAELYGRRGAQVMVNVAFVMNFVLLALVWSTILAPASPDSPVDPAQFRAVLGASTNVVVGSLLAYLVSQNWDVIVFHRLREATDGDFLWLRNIVSTATSQAIDTVIFVGVAFYLLPTYAGVGTATPWSVVVGLMLGQYLLKLLIALVDTPFVYAVVGVVRSRADAAAKAAATTDRE; translated from the coding sequence ATGAGCGGTCGTCGTAACGCGTGGCCGGTCGGTCGCGTGGCGCTTCTGGCGCTGTTCGTCACGGCGCTGGTCACCGCACAGGTAACCGCCGCGAAGGTGCTTGCGATCCCGCTCCCGGTGGCGCTCCCGCGGATCGGCCCGGAGATCAGCCTTCCCGGGGCCGCGCTGGCGTACGCGCTCACGTTCTTCGCGTCTGACTGCTACGCCGAACTGTACGGCCGGCGTGGGGCGCAGGTGATGGTGAACGTCGCCTTCGTGATGAACTTCGTGTTGCTGGCGCTGGTGTGGTCGACGATCCTCGCACCGGCGTCCCCGGACTCGCCCGTGGACCCCGCCCAGTTCCGTGCGGTACTCGGTGCGAGCACGAACGTCGTCGTCGGGAGCCTGCTCGCCTACCTCGTCAGTCAGAACTGGGACGTGATCGTCTTTCATCGCCTCCGCGAGGCGACCGATGGGGACTTCCTCTGGCTCCGGAACATCGTCTCGACGGCGACGAGTCAGGCCATCGACACCGTCATCTTCGTCGGCGTCGCGTTCTACCTCCTCCCAACGTACGCCGGCGTCGGGACCGCGACGCCGTGGTCCGTGGTCGTCGGGTTGATGCTCGGCCAGTACCTCCTCAAACTCCTGATCGCGCTCGTCGACACGCCGTTCGTCTACGCAGTCGTCGGAGTCGTGCGATCACGTGCCGACGCGGCCGCGAAAGCAGCGGCGACGACCGACCGGGAGTGA
- a CDS encoding ribbon-helix-helix domain-containing protein has protein sequence MTKISVEVPDELLADLDEHVGEDGKFVNRSDAIRASIRKHLDLLDEIDARHGRLESDE, from the coding sequence GTGACGAAGATAAGCGTCGAGGTCCCCGACGAACTCCTGGCCGACCTGGACGAACACGTCGGCGAGGACGGGAAGTTCGTCAACCGGAGCGACGCGATCAGGGCGTCGATCCGGAAACATCTCGACTTGCTCGACGAGATCGACGCCCGACACGGGCGACTGGAGTCCGACGAATGA
- the eno gene encoding phosphopyruvate hydratase codes for MSTASIEAVDAREILDNRLEPTLRVTVETPAGTGQADVPRGRSRGDHEALDLRDGDDRYRGRGVRCAVANVEERIAPALVGRDATAQRSVDACLTDLNDPDDPLGGNAITGVSLAVLRAGAAATDQPLYRYLGGADAHVIPLPFFDLIEGGELAGGGLPFQEHQVVPVGADSVAEAVRMAAEVYYELGDIVRAEYGEASLNVGAEGGYVPTGVDDPRTAFDLELRAVEACGYDGEFALAADVAASQFYDAETGTYALLGERLSPGELLGFYENLADAYPLVSLEDPFDQDDFATTADLTDRLDVQVVGDDLFATTPARLRRGIDHGAGNALLWKVNQVGTVTDAVEAARLATRNGYAVQVSERSGQTPDTWLADLAVGLDAGQIKTGVTRGERTEQYNRLLEIEAELGDAATFGPPADGVFDP; via the coding sequence ATGTCCACCGCGTCCATCGAGGCCGTCGACGCACGCGAGATCCTCGACAACCGACTGGAGCCGACCCTCCGGGTCACCGTCGAGACGCCGGCCGGCACCGGCCAAGCAGACGTCCCACGGGGCCGATCCCGTGGCGACCACGAGGCCCTCGACCTCCGCGACGGCGACGACCGGTATCGCGGCCGCGGGGTCCGGTGTGCGGTCGCGAACGTCGAGGAACGGATCGCTCCCGCTCTCGTCGGACGCGACGCGACCGCACAGCGGAGCGTCGACGCCTGCCTCACTGACCTGAACGATCCCGACGATCCGCTCGGCGGCAACGCCATCACCGGCGTCTCGCTCGCCGTCCTGCGAGCGGGAGCGGCGGCGACCGACCAGCCGCTCTACCGGTATCTCGGCGGCGCCGACGCCCACGTCATCCCCCTGCCCTTCTTCGACCTGATCGAGGGCGGCGAACTCGCCGGCGGCGGCCTTCCCTTTCAGGAACATCAGGTCGTCCCGGTCGGCGCCGACTCCGTCGCGGAGGCCGTCCGGATGGCCGCCGAAGTGTACTACGAACTCGGCGACATCGTCCGTGCGGAGTACGGCGAGGCGTCCCTCAACGTCGGCGCTGAGGGCGGATACGTCCCCACCGGCGTCGACGACCCGCGGACGGCCTTCGACCTCGAACTCCGGGCCGTCGAGGCGTGTGGCTACGACGGCGAGTTCGCCCTCGCCGCTGACGTGGCCGCCTCACAGTTCTACGACGCCGAGACGGGGACCTACGCCCTCCTGGGCGAGCGTCTGTCGCCCGGGGAACTCCTCGGGTTCTACGAGAACCTCGCCGACGCCTACCCGCTCGTCTCCCTGGAAGATCCCTTCGACCAGGACGACTTCGCGACCACCGCCGACCTGACCGACCGCCTCGACGTACAGGTCGTCGGCGACGACCTCTTCGCAACCACGCCCGCCCGTCTCAGGCGGGGCATCGACCACGGCGCCGGGAACGCCCTCCTGTGGAAAGTGAACCAGGTCGGCACCGTCACCGACGCCGTCGAGGCGGCTCGGCTGGCGACTCGGAACGGCTACGCGGTCCAGGTGTCCGAACGGTCCGGCCAGACGCCCGATACGTGGCTCGCCGATCTCGCCGTCGGCCTCGACGCCGGCCAGATCAAGACCGGCGTGACCCGTGGCGAACGCACCGAACAGTACAACCGTCTCCTCGAAATCGAGGCCGAACTCGGCGACGCCGCGACCTTCGGCCCGCCCGCCGACGGGGTGTTCGACCCGTGA
- a CDS encoding glycerate kinase type-2 family protein: protein MTTVRNRSALTDHGNAEARDHLIDVAEAAIEAVHPRRTVPATVTRDGDRLRIGDRTVDLGAVNDVYLLGAGKGAAAVAAELLAVLGTRVTDGVVAEKAGAGTDLDGVTVVDAGHPIPDAESLRAGRRALELADAAGPEDLVIVAVTGGASATLAAPAGDCSLDDLADATDRLLRAGLPIDRVNAVRKHCSALKGGRLAERIVPATLATLVVVDEPAGDPWGPTVGDDTTFADALAVLDRHGLTDAVPSAVVRRLRHGREGRVRETPAAVAPDDPVVVLAGPTDTVEAARDRAAELGYEPLILSSTVEGESREVATCLAAVAREATTHERPVAPPCVLISGGETTVRVGTDAGDGGPNQEFALRSAVALADDPTVTTLALGTDGTDGPTDVAGGLVDHTTVPRLGAAGLDAAAHLRRHDAATALRAVDDAVVTGPTGTNVMDLRVTLVE from the coding sequence GTGACGACCGTCCGCAACCGATCGGCGCTCACCGACCACGGCAACGCCGAGGCTCGCGACCACCTGATCGACGTCGCCGAGGCGGCCATCGAGGCCGTCCATCCCCGGCGGACCGTCCCCGCCACCGTGACACGCGACGGCGACCGTCTCCGGATCGGGGACCGGACCGTCGACCTCGGTGCCGTGAACGACGTCTACCTCCTCGGTGCGGGGAAGGGTGCGGCCGCCGTCGCCGCCGAACTGCTCGCGGTCCTCGGGACCAGAGTTACGGACGGCGTCGTCGCGGAGAAAGCGGGTGCCGGGACGGACCTCGACGGGGTAACCGTCGTCGACGCCGGCCATCCGATCCCCGACGCGGAGAGCCTGCGGGCCGGCCGACGGGCACTGGAACTCGCGGACGCCGCCGGCCCCGAGGATCTGGTGATCGTCGCCGTCACAGGTGGTGCCTCGGCGACGCTCGCGGCACCTGCCGGCGACTGCTCGCTCGACGACCTCGCGGACGCGACCGACCGTCTCCTGCGGGCCGGACTCCCGATCGACCGGGTGAACGCGGTCAGGAAACACTGCTCGGCGCTCAAGGGCGGACGACTGGCCGAACGGATCGTGCCGGCGACGCTCGCGACACTCGTCGTCGTCGACGAACCCGCCGGAGACCCCTGGGGACCGACCGTCGGCGACGACACGACGTTCGCCGACGCACTCGCCGTCCTCGACCGGCATGGCCTGACCGACGCGGTTCCGTCGGCCGTCGTCCGCCGTCTCCGACACGGCCGCGAGGGGCGGGTTCGGGAGACGCCCGCGGCGGTCGCCCCCGACGATCCGGTCGTCGTCCTCGCGGGACCGACCGACACGGTCGAGGCCGCACGGGATCGGGCGGCCGAACTCGGCTACGAGCCGTTGATCCTCTCTTCGACGGTCGAAGGAGAGAGCCGCGAGGTGGCGACCTGTCTGGCGGCCGTCGCCCGCGAAGCGACGACACACGAGCGACCGGTCGCCCCGCCCTGCGTGCTGATCTCCGGGGGCGAGACGACCGTTCGCGTCGGCACCGACGCGGGCGATGGCGGGCCAAACCAAGAGTTCGCACTCCGTTCGGCCGTCGCCCTCGCCGACGATCCGACGGTCACGACGCTCGCACTGGGGACCGACGGTACCGACGGGCCGACCGACGTCGCCGGTGGCCTCGTCGATCACACGACCGTCCCGCGCCTCGGCGCGGCGGGACTGGACGCGGCCGCCCACCTCCGCCGGCACGACGCGGCGACGGCGCTCCGGGCGGTCGACGACGCGGTGGTGACGGGACCGACGGGGACGAACGTGATGGACCTCCGTGTGACCCTCGTCGAGTGA